In Leptidea sinapis chromosome 21, ilLepSina1.1, whole genome shotgun sequence, the following proteins share a genomic window:
- the LOC126970639 gene encoding ets DNA-binding protein pokkuri-like yields the protein MKVVSLQLPSGPTMERLPLPFSPTELFWRYPLPWAPPPLSPLGDTKAQLPAGLPPEPRLWTREDVAVFLKWCEREFDLPNFDMDLFQMNGKALCLLTKNDLGERCPGAGDVLHNVLQMLVRDAALLGRVPSSPVTPTARSAPYPPSPHSHPPTPTWAVADGFHHFHGAAAAAAQPNSVTLSPAPSVDSSGSPQRGDAMNYGPYAAPVTVSAQATSSGSNHSDSDEDGKFAPPPHSPKENALPSPAPQSHVTSQHFRTQHREFFPNDMPESNTNGRLLWDFLQQLLNDPTQRYTNYIAWKNRDTGVFKIVDPAGLAKLWGIQKNHLSMNYDKMSRALRYYYRVNILRKVQGERHCYQFLRNPTELKNIKNISLLRQQMSPTRVTQQQQQQQQQQQQQNLVKEMKEERCDEDNVEDDMPTDLSMSAPEPWRKRVRTEPAPTPPHDKHYISTLIGESMMMKQESEYNSDYYALNLKSEKCEQ from the exons ATGAAAGTAGTTAGTTTACAATTACCATCTGGACCAACTATGGAGCGGTTGCCGCTGCCATTCAGTCCAACGGAGCTGTTCTGGCGGTATCCACTCCCATGGGCACCACCTCCTCTCTCTCCCCTCGGAGATACAAAGGCACAGTTGCCGGCTGGGTTACCACCAGAACCTAGACTATGGACTAGAGAAGATGTTGCAGTCTTTTTGAAATGGTGCGAAAGAGAATTCGACTTACCAAACTTCGACATGGATCTGTTTCAGATGAATG GTAAAGCGCTTTGCCTCTTGACCAAAAATGATTTGGGTGAACGTTGCCCGGGCGCTGGTGACGTTTTACACAATGTGTTACAAATGCTAGTGCGAGATGCTGCTTTGCTAGGGCGAGTGCCATCATCTCCCGTCACCCCTACAGCCCGCTCAGCACCATACCCACCATCGCCACATTCTCATCCGCCCACCCCAACTTGGGCAGTGGCAGATGGTTTCCATCACTTCCACGGCGCTGCAGCCGCAGCTGCTCAACCCAATTCCGTTACACTGAGCCCGGCACCTTCAGTAGATAGTTCAGGAAGTCCACAACGTGGTGATGCCATGAACTACGGCCCATATGCGGCACCTGTTACGGTATCGGCCCAGGCTACCAGTTCCGGCAGTAACCATTCAGATTCCGATGAAGATGGGAAATTTGCACCACCACCTCATTCCCCAAAGGAAAACGCATTACCAAGCCCAGCACCACAATCTCATGTGACATCACAACATTTTCGGACACAACATCGGGAATTTTTTCCAAATGATATGCCGGAATCTAATACaa atGGAAGACTTTTGTGGGACTTCTTGCAACAACTCCTTAATGATCCAACACAACGGTACACAAACTACATCGCCTGGAAGAATCGAGACACTGGTGTGTTTAAGATAGTGGATCCTGCTGGACTAGCAAAACTTTGGGGAATTCAGAAAAATCATCTCTCAATGAACTACGATAAAATGTCGCGTGCTTTGAGATACTACTACCGTGTCAACATTCTTAGAAAAGTACAAGGGGAGCGCCACTGTTACCA ATTTCTGAGGAACCCGACTGAActgaagaatattaaaaatatctcgCTGTTGAGGCAACAAATGAGCCCTACTAGAGTAACACAGCAACAGcagcaacaacaacaacaacagcaGCAACAGAATTTAGTAAAAGAAATGAAGGAGGAACGATGTGATGAAGACAATGTCGAGGATGACATGCCCACAGATCTGAGTATGAGCGCGCCAGAACCATGGAGGAAACGTGTGCGGACCGAGCCTGCGCCTACGCCACCGCACGATAAGCATTACATCAGCACTCTCATTGGAGAGAGCATGATGATGAAACAGGAATCCGAATATAATTCAGATTACTACGCTCTCaacttaaaaagtgaaaaatgTGAACAATGA
- the LOC126970628 gene encoding caprin-1-like has product MPSAANAKSEKPASSEAVDNSPIKQIMKILEHKIRNLEKRKSKLSSYRDLQKAGKELKSDQKIAVAKYDEVSQTLEFARDLCTQVTAISNSAEKEAKKQAKKDAWVRSTAETNKIREVLLILDCLEQMGVSEVREDFLNGTNGAVKLPEEDLKLLDDLYPEVSPKHEVNEDGLAAFPAQTIKAAEHLYAIIDGKPKEVLGTTYTHIKEVIALVHGCGYFDKAFEAIPPVCEEVQQEPEVECQEPAQELNEVDPNTVYVPPVAIPTAPPPTVVPAPGYPLRQLPPITLQEVEHAYFSQQYVQQRPISEVIGSQNFFFLQDSEIDSPVGTPQPPIMNQTSQPAQIPSQTFTNQHFVQMPPSHIPEPGTIPMAPQAHYAPHPDHPAFTGMPMPTPIQTHPQNALQQQVHPQQIHVQASHPEHSYPPQPPQHVITHSIPAPMMQQLQIQPHENDQQSIDNDQSTPQHNDNDNTDIKESRSPEHEDGSERKTHGQGDGQNRFRRFRGSSRGASNGYRGRGNFQNRQSNDNYHGRDNEYRNRNNKDGYQNRQYNDNYQSRHNKDYQSRNANDGYYGNGDTGDNYQHNENGGRERYNDNSQGYQGGYKGRGRGGPRGGPRGSGASRPPRNHQYNRKQDNVE; this is encoded by the exons ATGCCTTCGGCTGCGAATGCAAAGTCTGAAAAACCAGCTTCGTCAGAAGCTGTAGACAATTCTCCAATTAAACAGATTATGAAGATACTTGAACATAAAATACGCAACTTGGAAAAAAGGAAG agTAAATTATCTTCCTACCGTGACTTACAAAAGGCAGGAAAGGAATTAAAGAGTGACCAGAAAATTGCAGTGGCTAAATATGATGAAGTCAGCCAGACACTTGAATTTGCAAGAGATCTTTGCACTCAGGTCACAGCAATATCTAACTCTGCTGAGAAAGAAGCAAAAAAGCAGGCTAAAAAG GATGCATGGGTCCGATCCACTGCAGAAACCAATAAAATCCGTGAAGTTCTCCTCATTTTAGACTGCTTGGAACAAATGGGAGTTTCTGAAGTAAGAGAAGATTTTCTAAATGGTACAAATGGAGCAGTTAAACTACCCGAGGAAGACTTGAAATTGCTTGATGATTT GTATCCTGAAGTTTCCCCCAAACATGAAGTCAATGAAGATGGACTAGCTGCATTCCCAGCTCAGACAATTAAGGCAGCTGAACATTTATATGCAATAATTGATGGTAAACCCAAAGAAGTATTGGGAACAACTTACACACATATAAAGGAAGTAATTGCCTTGGTGCATGGATGTGGATATTTTGATAAGGCATTTGAGGCTATCCCCCCTGTATGTGAAGAGGTCCAACAGGAACCAGAAGTTGAATGTCAAGAACCTGCACAAGAATTAAATGAAGTTGATCCAAATACAGTATATGTTCCACCTGTAGCTATACCCACTGCTCCACCCCCAACAGTTGTGCCAGCTCCGGGCTACCCTCTCCGGCAGCTTCCTCCCATAACTCTTCAAGAGGTAGAGCATGCATATTTCTCTCAACAATATGTTCAACAAAGACCTATTTCAGAAGTCATAGGATCTCAaaactttttctttttacaaGATTCAGAAATTGATAGTCCAGTGGGCACCCCACAGCCACCAATAATGAATCAAACATCACAGCCTGCACAAATTCCTTCTCAAACATTTACCAATCAACATTTTGTTCAAATGCCACCATCTCACATTCCAGAACCAGGAACCATTCCTATGGCCCCACAAGCACATTACGCTCCACACCCAGACCATCCTGCATTTACTGGTATGCCAATGCCGACTCCTATACAAACACACCCACAAAATGCTCTTCAACAACAAGTGCATCCACAACAAATACATGTTCAAGCCTCACATCCTGAGCACTCTTATCCTCCACAGCCTCCGCAACATGTTATCACACATAGTATACCAGCCCCAATGATGCAACAACTTCAGATACAGCCTCATGAGAATGACCAGCAAAGTATTGACAATGATCAAAGTACTCCTCAACATAATGATAACGACAACACAGACATCAAAGAAAGCAGAAGTCCAGAACATGAGGATGGGAGTGAACGCAAAACTCATGGTCAAGGAGATGGACAGAATAGGTTTAGGAGATTCCGAGGATCTTCCAGAGGTGCATCAAATGGTTATCGCGGACGCGGAAACTTCCAGAACAGGCAAAGCAATGATAACTATCATGGAAGAGACAATGAGTATCGGAACAGGAATAACAAAGATGGTTATCAGAATCGACAGTATAATGATAACTACCAAAGCAGGCACAACAAAGACTACCAGAGCAGAAATGCAAATGATGGGTATTATGGTAATGGAGATACAGGTGACAACTACCAACATAATGAGAATGGAGGACGTGAGAGATACAATGACAATTCCCAGGGATATCAAGGAGGGTATAAGGGACGTGGGCGGGGAGGGCCCCGTGGTGGACCTCGCGGGTCGGGCGCCTCCCGGCCACCACGTAACCACCAGTACAATCGTAAACAAGACAATGTAGAATAA
- the LOC126970675 gene encoding single-stranded DNA-binding protein, mitochondrial, giving the protein MYGTLKMNWLTQRVVKSVGPLLQNSLHITSTQCNNQNTEKTINQVTLLGRVGSDPQKRGNEEHPVVNFPLATHFSYKYESGDILQRTDWHRVSVFRPGLRDTVYKFLKKGQRVYVTGKLSYGEVKLDDGQVRTASTVIADDIIFFQSQPDNTSK; this is encoded by the exons ATGTACGgcacattaaaaatgaattggtTAACTCAACGG gtGGTGAAGTCCGTTGGACCTTTATTGCAAAACAGCCTGCACATAACCTCAACACAGTGTAATAATCAAAACACTGAAAAAA CAATAAACCAAGTTACTTTGCTGGGAAGAGTTGGATCAGACCCACAAAAAAGGGGAAATGAAGAGCATCCAGTTGTGAACTTTCCATTGGCAACTCACTTTAGCTATAAGTATGAATCAGGAGATATACTTCAGAGAACAGATTGGCACAGAGTAAGTGTATTCAGACCAGGTCTCCGAGACACTGTCTATAAATTCCTTAAGAAGGGCCAAAGAGTCTATGTAACTGGTAAACTGTCATATGGAGAGGTTAAGCTCGATGATGGACAAGTAAGAACAGCCTCTACAGTGATAGCAGATGACATTATTTTCTTCCAAAGTCAGCCTGATAATACCAGTAAGTGA